The nucleotide window TAGGCGACCGCCTTCTTCATCACCCGGGCCGACTTCACCACCTGCGGCAGGAACATCTTGCCGGCACCGAACAGATCGCCGACCACGCCCATGCCGTCCATCAACGGTCCCTCGATCACCTCCAGCGGCCGGCCGCCGCGCTCGGCGATCTGCAGCCGCAGCTCCTCGGTGTCGGATTCGGCGTAATCGTCGATTCCCTTGACCAGCGCATGAGTGATCCGCTCGGCCACCGGCAGTGAACGCCACTCCTCGTCGGCAACCTCGCGCTGTTCACCGCTGCCGGCGAACTTGCCGGCGATCTCCAGCAGCCGTTCGGTGGAGTCGGAACGGCGGTTCAGCACCACGTCCTCGATCCGTTCCCGCAGCTCGGGATCGATCTCGTCGTAGACCGCCAGGGCACCGGCGTTGACGATGCCCATGGTCAGTCCGGCCTGGATCGCGTGGTAGAGGAAGACCGCGTGGATCGCTTCCCGGACAGCGTTGTTGCCGCGGAAGGAGAAGGACACGTTGGAGATGCCGCCGCTGATCTTGGCGTCGGGAAGGTTCTGCTTGATCCAGCGGACCGCCTCGATGAAGTCGGTGCCGTAGGTCGCATGCTCGTCGATGCCGGTGGCCAGCGCGAAGGCGTTCGGGTCGAAGATGATGTCCTCGGCCGGGAAGCCGACCTGCTCGGTGAGGATGTCGTACGCCCTCCGGCACACCTGCTGCCGGCGTTCCAGGGTGTCGGCCTGGCCGTCCTCGTCGAAGGCCATCACGACCACGGCGGCGCCGTACATCCGGCACAGCCGGGCGTGTTCGACGAAGGGAGTTTCGCCTTCCTTCAAAGAGATCGAGTTGACGATCGACTTGCCCTGGATGTTCTTCAGCCCCTGCTCGATCACCTCCCACTTGGAGGAGTCGATCATCACCGGCACCCGGCAGATGTCGGGCTCGCTGCTGATCAACCGGGTGAAGCGCTGCATCGCGGCGACGCCGTCGATCATGCCTTCGTCCATGTTGATGTCGATCACCTGCGCGCCGTTCTCCACCTGCTGCCGGGCGACCGACAAGGCGGTGTTGTAGTCGCCGGTCTTGATCAACTTTCGGAAGCGGGCGGAGCCGGTGATGTTGGTCCGTTCGCCGACGTTGACGAACAGCGAGTCGTCGTCGATCGTCAACGGCTCCAGACCGGAGAGCCGCAAGGCCGGTTTGATCTTGGCCGGCGTACGCGGTGGTAGTCCCTCGACCTGCTGGGCGATCGCGGCGATGTGATCGGGTGTGGTGCCGCAGCAGCCGCCGACCAGGTTGACGAAACCGGAGTCGGCGTAGTCACGCAGCGTGCCGGCGGTGTCGTCGGGCGTCTCGTCGTAGTCGCCGAACGCGTTCGGCAGTCCGGCGTTGGGATAGGCATGGACGAAGCAGTCGGCGACCCGGGCCAGCTCGGCCGCGTACGGCCGCAATTCCTTGCCACCAAGAGAACAGTTGAGCCCGACGATCAACGGCCGGGCATGCCGGATCGAGTTCCAGAACGCCTCGGTCACCTGCCCGGTCAGCGTCCGGCCGGACGCGTCGGTGATGGTGCCGGAGATGATCACCGGCCAACGCCGGCCGTAGTCGGTGAACAACTGCTCGACGGCGAAGATCGCGGCCTTGGCGTTCAGCGTGTCGAAGATCGTCTCGATCTGCAGGATGTCGGCGCCGCCGTCGACCAGACCGCGGGCCTGCTCCAGATAGGCGGCGACCATCTGATCGAAGTCGATGTTGCGGGCGCCCGGATCGTTGACGTCGGGGGAGATCGAGCCGGTCCGGTTCAACGGTCCGATCGCGCCGGCCACCCAGCGCGGGCGATCCGGGGTCTTCGCGGTCATCTCGTCGCAGGCCTCACGGGCCAGCCGGGCGGCCGCGACGTTCAACTCGTACGCGAGTTCCTGCATGCCGTAGTCGGCCAGCGAGACCTGCTGGGCGTTGAACGTGTCGGTCTCGACGATGTCCGCGCCGGCCTCCAGATAGGCCGTGTGGATGTCGCGGATGATCTGCGGCTGGGTGAGCACCAGCAGGTCGTTGTTGCCCTTCACATCCCGCGGCCAGTCGGCGAACCGGTCGCCGCGGTAGTGCTCCTCCTCGAGCTTGTGCCGCTGCACCATCGTGCCCATCGCCCCGTCCAGCACCAGGATCCGCAGCTGCAGCGCAGCGGTCAGGTCGGCGGTGGCGTCCGGGCGGAGTTCGGCGTTGTCCAGCACTTGCAGCCTTCGATCGGGTTGGCGGGCGTGAGTGAACTCTCAGCATAGGGTCTGAGTTCTCGCGCCGATCAGGTCATACCGCACCGCGAACTGGCGGATTGGCCAGTTCGCGACCGAACCTGGGAGAATCACGAACGCCATGATCAGCGAATCCGCAGCCAGCCCATCCCGATCGTCGATCCAGCCGTCAACCTCGTTGGCAGACCCACCACTGCCGGTCGACGCGACCGTCCGACCCGCCGGGCATCCCGGCAGTGGACTGTCCGCTGCGCTGTGGGATTTCGACGGCACGCTGGCCGACACCGAACCGATCTGGATCGCCGCCGAGTTCGAACTGATCCCCCGACTGGGTGGTCAGTGGAGCCACGAACATGCGCACAAACTCGTCGGCCGATCGCTGCTGGAATCGGCCGGCTACATGGCCGACGTGATCGGCCGCGATGATCTTCGTCCGGAGTGGATCGTTGATCAACTTCTGCAGGTGGTGATCGACTTCTGCCGGCGCGGACCGATCCCGTGGTGTCCCGGTGCCCGGGAACTGCTGGAGTCGCTGCGGCTGGCCGGGGTGCCGTGTGCGCTGGTCTCGGCGTCCTACCGTTCACTGCTCGACGTGATCATCGAGCAGTTGCCGGCGGGCTCGTTCGCGGCCTCCGTCGCCGGTGACGAGGTCAGCCGCGGCAAACCCGATCCGGAGCCGTACCTCACGGCCTGTGGCAAGCTCGGCGTGCAGGCGCAGGATTGTGTGGCGTTCGAGGACAGCCCGCCGGGAGCACGGTCGGCCGGCGACGCCGGAGCCACTGTGGTGGTGATCGAGAACGTCGTACCGGTGCCTGCGGCGCCCAACCAGGTCAGGGTTTCCTCGCTTGCCGAACTCGACGCCGCAGCGGTGTTCGGGTTGCTGCGTCGCGACGGTGACGATGCGCACTGAGCCATTGAGACCCGGCCGGCGCGGACCGGTCGCGATGATCATGATCATCGCGATGTTGATCATGACCAGCGGCTGCACGGGCCATGATCAACAACCCGCGCCATCGCCGTCGGCGACCGCATCGGTGAAGCGAGCGTTCACCGTGATGACCACCGACAAGGAGATCACCGCGGATCCGGCCGCTGTGCACGACACGGCCTCCACCATGCTGACTCAGAACGTGTTCCAGCGGTTGGTGACCGCGTCGCCGACCGACTCCTATCCGGAGCCCGATGCCGCGCAGGAGTGTCGTTTCCCGACCAAGACGAGCTATGTCTGCACGCTGCGGCCGAACCTGAAGTTCAGCAACGGCGATCCGCTCACCTCGGCCGATGTGAAGTTCAGCATCGAACGTGCCACCCGGTTGGACGTCGCCGGCTCGTCGGCCCCGCAGCTGTCGTCGCTGCGGCGGATCGAGACACCGAACCCGACCACGGTGCAATTCGTGCTCAGCCAGGAGGACACCCAGTTCCCGTGGGCGCTCGCCTCGCCGGCGGCCTCGATCGTGGACTCGAAGGTCTACAACTCCGATCATGTCCGGCCGATGGACGAGCCGGTGGTCGGCTCCGGCCCGTACGAGGTCAGCAAGATCAGCAAGAACCTGATCGAGTTCACCAGGTACACCGACTACATCGGCTATGCGGCCGGCAAGGTCGACACCATCGAACTGCGAACGATGCCCGATTCCGCCAGCATCGAGGAGGCGATGGCCGCGCACGAGGTCGACGTGGTCTGGCGTGGGCTGAGTGCGGCGGCGCAGCAACGTCTGCACACCCAGATCGGCGCGTCCCGGACCCACACCTCGAAGGCGGGCTTCAGCCAGACCGTGCTGCCCGGTGCACGGGTGGAGCAGTTGCTGTGGAACCCCCGCTCCAAGCACGTCTCCTCGACCGCGCTGCGGGACGTGATCGCGGCCGCGCTGCAGGAGGATCGAACG belongs to Microlunatus elymi and includes:
- the metH gene encoding methionine synthase; this translates as MLDNAELRPDATADLTAALQLRILVLDGAMGTMVQRHKLEEEHYRGDRFADWPRDVKGNNDLLVLTQPQIIRDIHTAYLEAGADIVETDTFNAQQVSLADYGMQELAYELNVAAARLAREACDEMTAKTPDRPRWVAGAIGPLNRTGSISPDVNDPGARNIDFDQMVAAYLEQARGLVDGGADILQIETIFDTLNAKAAIFAVEQLFTDYGRRWPVIISGTITDASGRTLTGQVTEAFWNSIRHARPLIVGLNCSLGGKELRPYAAELARVADCFVHAYPNAGLPNAFGDYDETPDDTAGTLRDYADSGFVNLVGGCCGTTPDHIAAIAQQVEGLPPRTPAKIKPALRLSGLEPLTIDDDSLFVNVGERTNITGSARFRKLIKTGDYNTALSVARQQVENGAQVIDINMDEGMIDGVAAMQRFTRLISSEPDICRVPVMIDSSKWEVIEQGLKNIQGKSIVNSISLKEGETPFVEHARLCRMYGAAVVVMAFDEDGQADTLERRQQVCRRAYDILTEQVGFPAEDIIFDPNAFALATGIDEHATYGTDFIEAVRWIKQNLPDAKISGGISNVSFSFRGNNAVREAIHAVFLYHAIQAGLTMGIVNAGALAVYDEIDPELRERIEDVVLNRRSDSTERLLEIAGKFAGSGEQREVADEEWRSLPVAERITHALVKGIDDYAESDTEELRLQIAERGGRPLEVIEGPLMDGMGVVGDLFGAGKMFLPQVVKSARVMKKAVAYLIPFIEAEKSDDDTSTNGTVVMATVKGDVHDIGKNIVGVVLQCNNYQVIDLGVMVPAQKILDAAREHNADIIGLSGLITPSLDEMTNFAAEMERQGLDIPLLIGGATTSRAHTAVKVDPQYHGPVVWVKDASRSVPVVANLLSDERRPKLVAELKADYDGLRERHAGRNNDRKILSIEDARADRTPIDWSDYHPPRPRLLLQQARDTHTDDFHESLEPLQYVKKVENYPLAELAEFIDWQPFFNAWELKGRFPDILNNPATGEAARKLWEDAQQLMDKIISEGWLRANAVFGLFPANAVGDDIEVYADEHRTRVRTRLHQLRQQSEHRDGVPHRSLADYVAPADTGLRDYVGAFAVTAGLGAQDKIAEFKADLDDYSAILLESLADRLAEAFAERLHQRVRTEFWGYAPDEELSNAELIKEQYAGIRPAPGYPACPEHTEKQTIWELLDVRANTGIELTDSMAMWPGASVSGWYFSHPQSQYFVVGRIGKDQVADYAERKGWTLAEAERWLSPNLGYAPGG
- a CDS encoding HAD family hydrolase: MISESAASPSRSSIQPSTSLADPPLPVDATVRPAGHPGSGLSAALWDFDGTLADTEPIWIAAEFELIPRLGGQWSHEHAHKLVGRSLLESAGYMADVIGRDDLRPEWIVDQLLQVVIDFCRRGPIPWCPGARELLESLRLAGVPCALVSASYRSLLDVIIEQLPAGSFAASVAGDEVSRGKPDPEPYLTACGKLGVQAQDCVAFEDSPPGARSAGDAGATVVVIENVVPVPAAPNQVRVSSLAELDAAAVFGLLRRDGDDAH
- a CDS encoding ABC transporter substrate-binding protein — protein: MRTEPLRPGRRGPVAMIMIIAMLIMTSGCTGHDQQPAPSPSATASVKRAFTVMTTDKEITADPAAVHDTASTMLTQNVFQRLVTASPTDSYPEPDAAQECRFPTKTSYVCTLRPNLKFSNGDPLTSADVKFSIERATRLDVAGSSAPQLSSLRRIETPNPTTVQFVLSQEDTQFPWALASPAASIVDSKVYNSDHVRPMDEPVVGSGPYEVSKISKNLIEFTRYTDYIGYAAGKVDTIELRTMPDSASIEEAMAAHEVDVVWRGLSAAAQQRLHTQIGASRTHTSKAGFSQTVLPGARVEQLLWNPRSKHVSSTALRDVIAAALQEDRTLDSVVPNGVPGHHSSFPLGGKAKIDVSWNSRIHLTLGYDPTAPNSLDLATQLRIRLENTGGMSVLLRADDPDADLQLVDRKAWTSTGIAWLQPIIDHPLRGEAKPIDAALANTRQAGVGTPQLNTALAQLQQIAAKENLVLPISQAGEDVYSGPRASVTPDAFGPGWQLGLWGLKEKQ